A stretch of the Zonotrichia albicollis isolate bZonAlb1 chromosome 29, bZonAlb1.hap1, whole genome shotgun sequence genome encodes the following:
- the GPX4 gene encoding phospholipid hydroperoxide glutathione peroxidase GPX4, translated as MGWGGAVRGALWCARAAARAALLGPGLIAARSMCAHADDWRSAKAIYDFVALDIDGNDVSLEKYRGDVCIITNVASKUGKTAVNYTQLVDLHARYAERGLRILGFPCNQFGKQEPGTNAQIKAFAEGYGVKFDMFSKIDVNGDDAHPLWKWLKEQPKGRGTLGNAIKWNFTKFLINREGQVVKRYSPMEDPIVIEKDLPAYL; from the exons ATGGGCTGGGGCGGCGCGGTGCGGGGCGCGCTGTGGTGCgcgcgggcggcggcgcgggcagCGCTCCTGGGACCAGGGCTGATCGCAGCGCGGAGCATG TGTGCCCACGCGGACGACTGGCGCTCGGCCAAGGCCATCTACGACTTCGTCGCCCTCGACATCGATGGCAACGACGTGTCCCTGGAAAAGTACCG GGGCGACGTCTGCATCATCACCAACGTGGCCTCCAAGTGAGGGAAAACGGCGGTAAACTACACTCAGCTTGTCGATTTGCACGCCCGATACGCTGAGAGGGGTTTACGGatcctgggatttccctgcaACCAGTTTGGGAAGCAG GAGCCCGGGACCAACGCTCAGATCAAGGCATTTGCTGAGGGCTATGGGGTGAAGTTTGACATGTTCAGCAAGATCGATGTCAACGGGGACGATGCTCACCCGCTCTGGAAGTGGCTGAAGGAGCAGCCCAAAGGGAGAGGCACTCTGGGCAA tgCAATAAAATGGAACTTCACCAAG TTCCTCATTAACCGGGAAGGTCAAGTAGTGAAGAGATACAGCCCGATGGAAGATCCCATT GTGATCGAGAAGGACCTGCCTGCCTACCTgtag
- the POLR2E gene encoding DNA-directed RNA polymerases I, II, and III subunit RPABC1, whose translation MDDEEETYRLWKIRKTIMQLCHDRGYLVTQDELDQTLEEFKAQFGDKPSEGRPRRTDLTVLVAHNDDPTDQMFVFFPEEPKVGIKTIKMYCQRMQEENITRALIVVQQGMTPSAKQSLVDMAPKYILEQFLQQELLINITEHELVPEHVVMTKEEVTELLARYKLRENQLPRIQAGDPVARYFGIKRGQVVKIIRPSETAGRYITYRLVQ comes from the exons ATGGACGACGAGGAGGAGACGTACCGGCTGTGGAAGATCCGCAAGACCATCATGCAG CTGTGCCACGACCGCGGGTACCTGGTGACCCAGGACGAGCTGGATCAGACCCTGGAGGAGTTCAAGGCGCAGTTCGGGGACAAACCCAGCGAGGGCCGCCCCCGTCGCACCGACCTGACCGTGCTGGTGGCTCACAACGATGATCCCACGGATCAGATGTTCGTGTTCTTCCCCG aggagCCCAAGGTGGGCATCAAGACCATCAAGATGTACTGCCAGCGCATGCAGGAGGAGAACATCACCCGGGCGCTGATCGTGGTGCAGCAGGGAATGACCCCCTCGGCCAAGCAG TCCCTGGTTGACATGGCTCCCAAGTACATCCTGGAGCagttcctgcagcaggagcttctcATCAACATCACAGAGCATGAG CTGGTGCCAGAGCACGTGGTTATGACAAAGGAGGAGGTGACAGAGCTGCTGGCCCGATA caagctGAGGGAGAACCAGCTCCCCAGGATCCAGGCTGGGGACCCTGTGGCTCGCTACTTCGGGATAAAGCGTGGCCAG GTAGTGAAGATCATCAGGCCCAGCGAGACAGCGGGCAGGTACATCACCTACAGACTGGTGCAGTGA